From Candidatus Neomarinimicrobiota bacterium, the proteins below share one genomic window:
- a CDS encoding peptide chain release factor 3: MTEKQRLKEIRRRRTFAIISHPDAGKTTLTEKLLLFGGAIREAGAVKSNKINRNTMSDFMEIERQRGISVATSVMGFEYNGIKINILDTPGHKDFAEDTYRTLSAVDSAIIVIDVAKGVEEQTEKLVGVCRMRNIPVIVFINKLDRMGLDAVELLDEIEAKLDLKVTPLSWPVGMGPSFKGVFNIFEQKLALFNPHGQQSEDDTVVIRDLDDPQLNRLLDSSAETLREELALVRGVYPDFNVEDYRKGELSPVFYGSAINNFGVKELLDCFIQIAPSPIARETDIRVVEPGEEAFTGFIFKIHANIDPNHRTRIAFIRICSGKFERGKPYYHTRLDREFRFSGPTSFMANKKEVIDEAFPGDVVGVNDNGNFKIGDTLTEGESMRFKGIPNFSPEQFRYLENTDSMKHKQLAKGLEQLMDEGVAQLFVSQQSNRRIIGTVGALQFDVIQYRLEHEYGASCRYEPLNLYKACWMTCPDEKILKEFRLRKARYMALDKYKRDVFMAESPWALNRAMEEFPDIKFHFTSEF; this comes from the coding sequence ATGACAGAGAAGCAGAGACTGAAAGAAATCAGACGGCGGCGAACCTTCGCAATTATCTCCCATCCGGATGCAGGTAAAACAACCCTCACGGAAAAACTCCTCCTTTTCGGCGGGGCTATCCGGGAAGCAGGTGCTGTAAAATCCAATAAAATCAACCGCAATACTATGTCTGATTTTATGGAAATTGAACGACAGCGCGGGATTTCTGTGGCTACATCGGTGATGGGATTTGAATATAACGGGATTAAAATCAATATTCTGGATACGCCCGGACACAAAGATTTTGCCGAAGATACCTACCGGACTCTCTCTGCCGTGGATAGTGCCATTATTGTGATAGATGTGGCCAAAGGGGTGGAAGAGCAGACGGAAAAACTGGTGGGGGTGTGTCGTATGCGGAATATCCCCGTAATTGTCTTTATTAATAAATTGGATCGCATGGGACTTGATGCTGTTGAATTGCTGGATGAGATAGAGGCGAAACTGGATCTTAAGGTCACACCCCTGAGCTGGCCGGTGGGTATGGGTCCTTCTTTTAAAGGCGTATTCAATATTTTTGAGCAGAAACTGGCTCTATTCAACCCCCATGGTCAACAATCGGAAGATGATACGGTGGTTATCCGGGATTTGGATGATCCCCAACTTAACCGGCTCCTGGATTCCTCTGCAGAGACACTCCGGGAGGAACTGGCACTTGTCAGAGGAGTTTATCCGGATTTTAATGTGGAGGATTATCGCAAAGGAGAACTCTCTCCGGTCTTCTACGGTTCGGCCATCAATAATTTTGGAGTCAAAGAGCTCCTGGATTGTTTTATCCAAATAGCTCCTTCACCCATAGCCCGGGAGACTGATATTCGGGTTGTGGAACCAGGAGAAGAGGCTTTCACCGGTTTTATTTTTAAAATACACGCCAATATTGATCCCAATCACCGTACCCGTATAGCTTTTATCCGGATCTGTTCGGGTAAATTTGAACGAGGAAAACCCTATTATCACACGCGTCTGGATCGTGAATTCCGCTTTTCCGGTCCCACATCCTTCATGGCTAATAAAAAGGAAGTCATTGACGAGGCTTTTCCCGGCGATGTGGTAGGCGTAAATGATAATGGAAATTTTAAAATCGGGGATACCCTGACGGAAGGTGAATCCATGCGATTTAAAGGAATCCCCAATTTCTCACCGGAACAGTTTCGTTACCTGGAAAACACGGATTCCATGAAACATAAGCAGCTGGCGAAAGGACTTGAACAGCTGATGGATGAGGGAGTTGCCCAACTTTTTGTGAGTCAACAGAGCAACCGGCGGATTATCGGAACCGTGGGAGCTCTTCAGTTTGATGTCATTCAATACCGTCTGGAACACGAATATGGTGCATCCTGCCGTTATGAACCCTTGAACCTGTACAAAGCCTGTTGGATGACCTGTCCTGATGAAAAAATTCTCAAAGAGTTTCGCTTACGCAAAGCCCGCTATATGGCTCTGGATAAATATAAGCGGGACGTTTTCATGGCTGAAAGTCCCTGGGCTCTAAACCGGGCCATGGAAGAATTTCCAGACATAAAATTTCACTTTACCTCGGAATTTTAA
- a CDS encoding amidohydrolase produces the protein MTSLLIKEVVHKDKIVDVYIENGFIQQIHEKINKPAGEIMECHGRKAILPAFYNGHTHAAMTLLRGYADDLPLFEWLDDYIWPAEAAFTPKHIEAGARLACLEMIRSGTVFFNDMYWNPPVVIKAATDMGMRICTGPIALDAYESGSRLSQQKDREDFLQEMKSYSDLFIPSLNAHSIYSVLPETLDTIHSILEKYDLYFHIHLSETQKEVEDCLKTHGCRPVEYLDKIGLLTPKTIAAHGIHLTDRERKILERKSVTLVHMPVSNMKLSNGSFDIPAAEKAGLQVILGTDGASSNNCLDMMGEMKTASLLAKHAWEDVTVLPAEKVFHMATRAGAEAFGLHAGVIEVGYLADAILVDLKNPRLVPGYHLVSDMVYSADSSCIDSVICNGRFLMKNKKIEGEEAILEEVAKWKISDSKPHRYKDN, from the coding sequence ATGACATCATTACTTATCAAGGAAGTTGTCCATAAAGACAAAATCGTTGATGTCTATATTGAAAATGGCTTCATTCAACAGATTCATGAAAAAATTAATAAACCTGCTGGTGAAATCATGGAATGCCATGGCCGGAAAGCCATTCTTCCGGCTTTTTATAACGGACACACCCATGCGGCCATGACATTACTGAGGGGGTATGCCGATGATTTGCCTCTCTTTGAATGGCTCGATGACTATATTTGGCCTGCCGAAGCTGCATTTACTCCAAAACACATTGAAGCCGGAGCCCGCTTGGCCTGTCTGGAAATGATACGTTCCGGCACCGTTTTTTTCAATGACATGTACTGGAATCCCCCAGTTGTAATCAAAGCAGCTACCGATATGGGAATGCGAATATGTACAGGGCCAATTGCCCTGGATGCCTATGAATCCGGTAGTCGGCTTTCTCAACAGAAAGACCGGGAAGACTTTCTACAGGAAATGAAATCGTATTCTGATCTCTTCATTCCATCCCTGAACGCACATTCTATTTACAGTGTCTTACCCGAAACACTGGATACAATTCATTCCATCCTGGAAAAGTATGATCTGTATTTTCATATTCATCTCAGTGAGACACAGAAAGAAGTAGAGGATTGTCTAAAAACCCATGGATGCCGGCCGGTGGAATATCTGGACAAGATAGGACTCCTCACCCCGAAAACCATTGCCGCCCATGGTATTCATCTGACAGACAGAGAACGGAAGATTTTGGAACGTAAAAGTGTGACCCTGGTTCACATGCCTGTATCAAACATGAAACTGAGCAATGGATCATTTGATATCCCGGCAGCTGAAAAAGCAGGTTTACAGGTGATTTTAGGGACCGATGGGGCATCCTCCAATAATTGCCTGGATATGATGGGAGAAATGAAAACCGCATCCCTTTTGGCAAAGCATGCCTGGGAGGATGTCACCGTGTTGCCGGCAGAAAAAGTGTTTCACATGGCAACCCGCGCAGGAGCGGAAGCGTTTGGCCTCCATGCCGGTGTGATTGAGGTCGGATATCTGGCTGATGCCATTCTTGTGGATTTGAAAAATCCGCGCCTTGTACCGGGTTATCACCTTGTGTCTGATATGGTTTACAGCGCCGATTCCTCCTGTATCGATTCGGTCATTTGCAACGGACGTTTTCTCATGAAAAACAAGAAAATTGAAGGTGAAGAGGCGATTTTAGAAGAGGTGGCAAAATGGAAAATCAGCGACTCGAAACCGCACCGTTATAAAGATAATTAA
- a CDS encoding D-2-hydroxyacid dehydrogenase: MKILITDGISEDGRKILEHAGHECVIEHFEPEALIQKIPAFDAILVRSATKVPKDVIDAGKNLKVIARGGAGIDNIDHAYAKSQGIPVLNTPGANSASVAELALAHIFALSRFIHLANITMREGKWEKKKYKGIEVNGRILGIVGCGKIGRLLAEKAIALGMKVLVYDVVDVETKLPVTKVSLDELLEKSDFVSLHVPKMDKPLIDAPALKKMKKTAYLINCSRGGVVDEKALLNALNAGEIAGAGLDVYEEEPTQNLELVSHPKVSATPHIGASTVEAQDRVGIEIATKIVEALKKS; this comes from the coding sequence ATGAAAATTCTGATCACCGATGGAATCAGCGAAGACGGTCGGAAAATATTGGAACATGCGGGACATGAATGTGTGATTGAGCATTTTGAACCGGAAGCATTGATCCAAAAGATTCCGGCATTTGATGCCATTTTGGTCCGGTCTGCCACAAAGGTACCGAAAGATGTTATTGACGCCGGAAAAAACCTGAAAGTGATAGCCCGGGGTGGAGCCGGTATCGACAATATTGATCATGCCTATGCCAAATCCCAGGGAATTCCCGTCTTGAATACACCCGGCGCCAACTCTGCTTCTGTGGCAGAACTGGCCTTGGCTCATATTTTTGCCTTGTCCCGTTTTATTCATCTGGCAAATATCACCATGCGGGAAGGGAAATGGGAAAAGAAAAAATATAAGGGCATAGAAGTAAATGGCCGGATCCTGGGAATTGTAGGATGTGGTAAAATTGGACGGTTACTGGCGGAAAAAGCGATTGCCCTGGGAATGAAAGTTTTGGTGTATGATGTCGTTGATGTAGAAACAAAATTACCGGTAACCAAAGTATCTCTCGATGAACTGCTGGAAAAATCAGATTTTGTATCACTGCACGTCCCCAAAATGGATAAACCGCTGATCGATGCCCCGGCACTGAAAAAAATGAAAAAAACAGCTTATCTCATAAACTGTTCCCGGGGCGGGGTAGTGGATGAAAAAGCCCTGCTGAATGCCCTGAATGCCGGAGAAATTGCCGGCGCCGGTCTGGATGTCTATGAAGAAGAACCGACTCAAAATCTGGAACTGGTCTCTCATCCAAAAGTCAGTGCCACTCCCCATATCGGAGCAAGCACAGTGGAGGCCCAGGACCGGGTTGGTATTGAAATCGCCACCAAGATTGTGGAGGCATTGAAAAAAAGTTAA
- a CDS encoding nucleotide sugar dehydrogenase, whose amino-acid sequence MQKFSVSPDGEKFLLPTEEEGLKEREEVLRITEEQRKLGREIVAVQGMGFVGCVMAAVVADSENEKGEPWYFVHGQQRASVRSYWKVHKINRGIPPVKSSDAEVDRIFKSTVSQKKTFRATFRNEAFEVADVVVVDIQLDATKPAFGEAEKGFCDLAAFRDGIRNLGKHIQPHCLVLVETTVPPGTCERVVKPIMEEEFTRRGMDIEKNPPLIAHSYERVMPGARYVSSIRDFWRVYSGVNAESKRRAKEFLSRVIDVKNFPLTELEDTNASEMAKVMENSYRATNIALTLEWARFAEKIGVDIFKVRNAIRKRKGTHDNLLRPSLGVGGYCLTKDPVLANWSMQSLFGIDDMLDMAIEAVNINDTMPLHTIELIQEVIPDLKDVKITVLGVSYLEELGDTRHSPSATLVKFLNEAWAVVKAHDPYVDFWPEMENVPLYTDLKVALKDAEVVIFAVGHKVYKDLQPKEILSMTGTKPLIVDCSDFISDTKIRQYLGLGCAFRGVGKGAK is encoded by the coding sequence ATGCAAAAGTTTTCTGTCTCACCGGACGGTGAAAAATTTCTGCTTCCAACAGAGGAAGAAGGATTAAAGGAACGGGAAGAGGTTTTACGGATTACGGAAGAGCAGCGAAAACTCGGCCGTGAAATTGTGGCTGTTCAGGGAATGGGATTTGTCGGATGTGTTATGGCGGCTGTCGTTGCTGATTCTGAAAATGAGAAAGGTGAACCCTGGTATTTTGTCCATGGCCAACAGCGGGCTTCTGTTCGTTCCTATTGGAAAGTTCACAAAATCAACCGGGGCATACCGCCTGTAAAATCATCTGATGCCGAAGTGGATCGGATATTTAAATCCACAGTATCCCAGAAAAAGACATTCAGAGCGACTTTCAGAAATGAAGCCTTTGAAGTGGCAGATGTCGTGGTGGTAGATATCCAGCTGGATGCCACAAAGCCTGCTTTTGGTGAAGCGGAAAAGGGTTTTTGCGACCTGGCGGCTTTCAGAGACGGTATCCGTAATCTTGGAAAACATATTCAGCCACATTGCCTGGTCCTTGTGGAAACCACGGTGCCTCCCGGGACCTGTGAACGGGTTGTGAAACCGATTATGGAGGAAGAATTCACCCGCCGGGGTATGGATATTGAAAAAAATCCCCCACTCATTGCCCATTCCTACGAACGGGTAATGCCCGGGGCCAGATATGTAAGTTCCATTCGGGATTTCTGGCGTGTGTATTCCGGAGTGAACGCCGAAAGTAAACGGCGGGCAAAGGAATTTTTATCACGTGTAATTGATGTGAAAAACTTTCCCCTGACGGAACTGGAAGATACCAATGCATCTGAAATGGCGAAAGTCATGGAAAATTCTTACCGGGCGACCAATATTGCCCTTACCCTGGAATGGGCCCGGTTTGCAGAAAAAATTGGTGTGGATATTTTTAAAGTCCGGAATGCAATCCGGAAACGCAAAGGCACGCATGACAATCTTCTCCGTCCCAGTCTGGGCGTGGGCGGTTATTGCCTGACCAAAGATCCCGTACTTGCAAACTGGTCCATGCAAAGCCTTTTCGGTATTGACGATATGCTGGATATGGCCATCGAGGCAGTCAATATTAACGACACAATGCCTCTTCACACCATAGAACTCATACAGGAAGTCATCCCTGATTTGAAAGATGTTAAAATTACAGTTCTGGGAGTCTCTTATCTTGAGGAATTGGGGGATACACGTCATTCTCCTTCAGCGACACTGGTGAAATTCCTTAATGAAGCCTGGGCGGTAGTCAAAGCTCATGATCCCTATGTGGATTTCTGGCCTGAAATGGAAAATGTCCCTTTATATACCGACCTGAAAGTAGCCCTGAAAGATGCGGAGGTCGTTATTTTTGCCGTTGGGCACAAAGTATATAAAGACCTTCAACCGAAAGAGATCCTGTCGATGACAGGTACCAAACCTCTGATTGTCGATTGTTCTGATTTTATCAGTGACACAAAAATACGTCAGTATCTGGGACTCGGGTGCGCATTCCGCGGTGTGGGAAAAGGCGCGAAATAA
- the dut gene encoding dUTP diphosphatase, whose product MTVKIKRLSPHASLPSRQHSYDAGYDVTAVEETVIPAGKWTLVKTGIAVELPGEMELQVRSRSGLALKHGIFCLNAPGTVDAGYRNEIGVILANFSQEDFLIHRGDRIAQLIFQTPKHPELVEVDDLSDSDRGLGGFGSTGR is encoded by the coding sequence ATGACAGTTAAGATTAAAAGACTTTCTCCCCACGCAAGCCTTCCTTCACGTCAGCACAGTTATGATGCAGGATACGATGTGACTGCCGTTGAGGAAACGGTAATTCCTGCAGGAAAATGGACACTTGTCAAAACAGGTATTGCCGTGGAACTGCCCGGCGAGATGGAGCTACAGGTTCGTTCCCGGAGCGGACTCGCTTTAAAACATGGAATTTTTTGCCTGAATGCCCCTGGAACAGTGGATGCCGGATACCGGAATGAAATTGGTGTGATCCTGGCCAATTTTTCTCAGGAGGATTTCCTGATTCACCGGGGAGACCGTATCGCCCAGTTGATTTTTCAAACACCGAAACATCCTGAACTGGTGGAAGTGGATGATTTGAGTGATTCGGACCGTGGACTCGGAGGTTTCGGCAGCACAGGTCGTTAG
- the serB gene encoding phosphoserine phosphatase SerB encodes MKTQDVILLTITGEDKPGVTSSITHILSQHHVTILDIGQAVIHNHLSLGMLIALPSETESSPVLKELLFKAYELGIDIRFDPINADDYSHWVRSQGKDRFIISLLARKITGEHISRVTEIIYEQGLNIDIINRLTGRIPLSGDQPTRACVELSVRGTPRDTEAMKTAFYNISRKIEADISFQKDDIYRRSRRLVCFDMDSTLIQAEVIVELAKAHGVGEEVHKITEAAMQGELDFNESFKGRIALLKGLDVSVMKKIAENLPITEGAERLLGTLNRCGYKTAILSGGFTFFGEYLQKKFDIDYVFANELEIRDGKLTGRHLGDIINGSRKAELLKLIAQMEGIHREQVIAVGDGANDLPMINAAGLGIAFHAKPVVRENAGHAISTIGLDGILYLLGFRDRILKD; translated from the coding sequence TTGAAAACCCAGGACGTGATTCTGTTGACCATTACAGGCGAAGACAAACCGGGAGTGACATCCAGCATCACCCACATTTTAAGTCAGCATCATGTGACGATCCTGGATATCGGACAGGCTGTTATCCACAATCACCTTTCCCTGGGGATGCTCATCGCTCTACCGTCGGAAACAGAATCCTCCCCGGTTTTAAAAGAACTTTTGTTTAAAGCTTATGAACTGGGAATCGATATCCGTTTTGATCCCATCAATGCCGATGATTACAGTCACTGGGTCCGGTCCCAGGGGAAAGACCGGTTCATCATCTCATTACTTGCCCGGAAAATCACCGGTGAACACATATCAAGAGTCACAGAAATCATTTATGAGCAGGGATTGAATATTGATATCATCAATCGTCTGACCGGCCGCATTCCTCTTTCAGGAGATCAGCCTACCCGTGCTTGTGTGGAACTTTCTGTCCGGGGAACTCCCCGGGATACAGAAGCCATGAAAACTGCTTTCTACAATATCTCCCGGAAAATAGAAGCAGATATTTCCTTTCAGAAAGATGACATCTATCGCCGGAGCCGGCGACTGGTTTGTTTTGATATGGATTCCACGCTGATCCAGGCGGAAGTTATCGTAGAACTGGCAAAAGCCCATGGTGTAGGCGAAGAGGTTCACAAGATTACCGAAGCTGCCATGCAGGGTGAACTGGATTTCAACGAGAGTTTCAAGGGTCGGATTGCTCTCCTCAAGGGTCTGGATGTTTCAGTCATGAAAAAGATTGCCGAAAACCTGCCCATCACAGAAGGGGCCGAACGACTTTTGGGCACACTGAACCGCTGCGGATATAAAACTGCCATCCTATCCGGCGGATTTACCTTTTTCGGAGAATACCTTCAAAAAAAATTCGATATCGATTATGTTTTTGCCAATGAACTGGAAATCCGTGACGGCAAGCTGACAGGCAGACATCTCGGGGATATTATCAACGGATCCCGGAAAGCGGAATTGCTCAAGTTGATTGCCCAGATGGAAGGCATACACCGGGAACAGGTGATCGCCGTGGGAGACGGAGCCAATGATCTTCCCATGATCAATGCAGCAGGATTGGGCATCGCATTTCATGCCAAACCGGTCGTTCGGGAAAATGCGGGTCACGCCATTTCCACCATCGGATTGGACGGCATTCTCTATCTCCTGGGTTTCCGGGACCGGATACTAAAGGATTAA
- a CDS encoding ribonucleotide reductase system: MLTLNSEFKIREVKPKEKPAGDKPAVQPPKPQPSNNLMRPDVVDAKVYKVKSPFVKFSVYITLSYVWENGKKRPMEIFINSKDLTHSAEYAVLTRLISAIFRRASDPYFILEELRSIYDPNGGYFKNGKYIHSFYSEVADVIERFFKDEGMIKSDKNVEDTQISIPIETQMQKEETSSRETMISDASFKICPECNAKALKFENGCEFCVQCGYTKCDK; encoded by the coding sequence ATGCTCACGTTAAACAGTGAATTTAAAATCCGGGAAGTCAAACCGAAGGAAAAACCAGCAGGAGACAAACCGGCAGTCCAACCCCCAAAACCACAACCCTCCAATAACCTGATGCGCCCCGATGTAGTGGATGCTAAAGTCTATAAGGTGAAAAGCCCTTTCGTAAAATTCAGCGTCTACATTACCCTGAGTTATGTATGGGAAAATGGAAAAAAACGACCGATGGAAATTTTTATCAATTCCAAGGATCTTACCCATTCCGCTGAGTATGCAGTGCTCACCCGTTTGATTTCTGCCATCTTCCGCCGAGCCAGTGACCCCTATTTCATCCTGGAGGAGCTGCGCAGCATTTATGACCCGAATGGAGGATATTTTAAGAATGGGAAATATATCCATTCCTTTTACTCGGAAGTCGCAGATGTGATTGAACGCTTTTTCAAGGATGAAGGAATGATCAAGTCGGATAAAAACGTTGAAGATACCCAGATCAGCATTCCCATTGAAACACAGATGCAAAAAGAAGAGACATCCTCTCGCGAGACCATGATTTCCGATGCCAGCTTTAAAATCTGTCCGGAATGTAATGCCAAGGCCCTGAAATTTGAAAATGGGTGTGAATTTTGCGTTCAGTGTGGATATACAAAGTGTGATAAGTGA
- a CDS encoding nitroreductase family protein — MEFLELVKTRYSVRRYKPDPVPEEDVMSCLEAARLAPSASNSQPWEFIVIKTPELRKHIAESTYSRLISFNKFALQAPLIVAVIMKKGHILSQIGASLQGTPYQLIDIGIAAEHFCLQAAERGLGTCMLGWFNEKKVRKLLEIPKSKKIALLITVGYPADSPKPKQRKEMNAMVQKL; from the coding sequence ATGGAATTTTTAGAACTGGTCAAAACACGTTACAGTGTACGGCGCTATAAACCTGATCCCGTCCCGGAAGAAGATGTAATGAGCTGTTTGGAAGCTGCCAGGCTGGCTCCGTCTGCATCCAACTCCCAACCCTGGGAATTTATAGTGATCAAAACTCCCGAACTTCGGAAACACATTGCCGAAAGCACCTATTCCAGGCTTATCTCTTTTAATAAATTTGCCCTTCAGGCACCACTCATCGTGGCGGTTATCATGAAAAAAGGACATATCCTGTCACAGATTGGCGCTTCCCTTCAGGGAACGCCCTACCAGCTGATTGATATCGGTATAGCGGCAGAACATTTTTGTCTTCAGGCAGCTGAACGGGGACTAGGAACCTGCATGCTGGGCTGGTTCAATGAAAAAAAAGTCCGGAAGCTTTTGGAAATTCCCAAATCCAAAAAAATCGCCCTTCTCATCACTGTGGGATATCCTGCAGATTCACCAAAACCGAAGCAGCGGAAAGAGATGAATGCGATGGTGCAAAAATTATAA
- a CDS encoding DUF1015 family protein, which produces MVRIKPFRGLRPQPGLEAKIASKPYDVLNSEEARKEAEGNPYSFLHVVKSEIDLPGDLSPYDSRVYEKAAENLRNFIQNKWLIRDEKPLLYLYGQQMGDHTQYGLVAAVHVDDYLEGNIKIHELTREVKEKDRIRHVETTNANTGPVFLTYQASESIDKILDKVRQAKPVYHFTTPDEVTHSLWIIEDQKMLQTLGNAFESLPCAYVADGHHRSKSAAMVGKKRREANPKHTGEEEYNWFLAVFFPHNHLKILDYNRVVTDLNGLPKKEFVKKVSQKFDVKKVCCAQAAKPAEKHRVGMYLKGEWYTLKARPGIFDETDPVDRLDVSVLHRNLLSPILNIGDPRTDDRVDFVGGIRGLTELEKRVDSGDMAVAFALYPTSVEELMAIADAGKLMPPKSTWFEPKLRSGLIIHTLDD; this is translated from the coding sequence ATGGTTCGTATCAAACCGTTTCGCGGACTCCGTCCACAGCCGGGACTGGAGGCAAAGATTGCTTCAAAACCCTATGATGTGTTAAATTCGGAAGAGGCACGGAAAGAAGCGGAAGGTAATCCTTACTCTTTTCTCCATGTGGTAAAATCGGAAATTGACCTGCCCGGGGATCTTTCCCCCTATGATTCCCGGGTTTATGAAAAAGCAGCTGAAAACTTACGGAACTTTATACAAAATAAATGGCTCATCCGTGATGAAAAACCGTTGTTATACCTGTATGGTCAGCAAATGGGTGACCACACTCAATATGGACTGGTCGCTGCTGTCCATGTGGATGATTACCTCGAAGGAAATATTAAGATCCATGAACTCACCCGGGAGGTGAAAGAAAAGGACCGGATCCGGCACGTTGAAACGACCAATGCTAATACGGGACCGGTTTTTCTTACATATCAGGCCAGTGAGTCCATCGATAAAATCCTGGATAAGGTAAGACAGGCAAAACCGGTGTATCACTTTACAACACCGGATGAAGTGACCCATTCCCTGTGGATTATCGAGGATCAGAAAATGCTTCAGACTCTGGGAAATGCCTTTGAATCCCTTCCCTGTGCCTACGTTGCAGATGGGCACCATCGGTCCAAATCAGCTGCCATGGTGGGTAAAAAACGCCGGGAAGCCAATCCCAAACACACTGGAGAAGAAGAATATAATTGGTTTCTGGCAGTCTTTTTCCCCCATAACCATTTAAAAATTCTTGATTATAACCGGGTCGTGACGGATTTAAACGGATTACCGAAAAAAGAATTTGTAAAGAAAGTATCCCAAAAATTTGATGTAAAAAAAGTGTGTTGCGCCCAGGCAGCAAAACCAGCAGAAAAGCATCGTGTGGGCATGTATCTGAAAGGTGAATGGTATACGTTGAAAGCTCGCCCCGGTATATTTGATGAGACGGATCCTGTGGATCGTCTGGATGTATCGGTTCTCCATCGAAATCTGCTGTCTCCTATTCTGAATATCGGAGATCCCCGCACCGATGACCGGGTGGATTTTGTGGGGGGGATTCGGGGACTGACTGAACTGGAAAAACGTGTGGATTCAGGAGATATGGCAGTAGCGTTTGCACTTTATCCCACATCTGTGGAAGAACTCATGGCCATTGCCGATGCAGGAAAACTGATGCCACCGAAATCCACCTGGTTTGAACCGAAACTCCGGAGTGGTCTGATAATTCATACACTGGATGATTAA
- a CDS encoding DoxX family membrane protein, with protein MKVHTVLKIGCLILLSVVFLVSGFSKLVNPHLFVRDIMNYRLFPPEPLHILAIWLIMLELFIGFGLWIPFLQRASAWISAGLMAFFILMVAIAMARGLDINCGCFGPGSQKVGWGKILENAGLFIAALYLLWPKNSELPSDS; from the coding sequence ATGAAAGTACATACGGTATTGAAAATTGGCTGTCTGATTCTTCTCAGTGTCGTATTTCTGGTCAGCGGTTTTTCTAAACTGGTCAATCCACATCTCTTCGTCAGGGATATTATGAATTACCGGCTTTTCCCGCCTGAGCCCCTCCATATTCTGGCAATCTGGCTCATCATGCTTGAACTTTTTATCGGTTTCGGTCTATGGATTCCCTTTCTTCAACGGGCATCTGCCTGGATTTCAGCCGGGTTGATGGCATTCTTTATTCTGATGGTTGCTATTGCCATGGCTCGTGGACTTGATATCAATTGTGGATGCTTTGGACCCGGCAGCCAGAAAGTGGGGTGGGGGAAAATTCTGGAAAATGCCGGACTCTTCATCGCTGCTCTGTACCTGTTGTGGCCCAAAAATTCAGAGTTACCTTCAGATTCATAA